A genomic region of Melopsittacus undulatus isolate bMelUnd1 chromosome 5, bMelUnd1.mat.Z, whole genome shotgun sequence contains the following coding sequences:
- the MRPL42 gene encoding large ribosomal subunit protein mL42 isoform X1 produces the protein MFVFSTLNSFETGFFQRVFCRKKGYGIHLSSILSRPGFFSAPSMATSLRTVWPRLFGMRSVAACKQAPLQNGAVYCACHKSTYSVLPEDYNCKVELAVTSDLKTIVCYHPSLEIPYEHTKPIPRPDPVNNKEENLDQVLKSRLNEKELKNDQGPTIEELSKMFYTTKHRWYPVGQYHRRRRNPNPPKDR, from the exons atgttcgTCTTTTCTACCCTGAACAGCTTTGAAACTGGTTTCTTTCAGAGGgtattctgcaggaaaaaaggaTACGGTATCCATTTGAGTTCCATCTTGTCCAGGCCTGGTTTCTTCTCTGCTCCCAGCATGGCAACATCACTTAGAACTGTGTGGCCCAGACTCTTCGGGATGCGTTCAGTAGCAGCTTGTAAGCAGGCTCCGCTGCAGA atgGAGCTGTGTATTGTGCTTGCCATAAATCTACATATTCAGTTCTCCCTGAAGACTACAACTG caaaGTGGAACTTGCAGTGACATCAGATTTGAAGACAATTGTCTGCTACCACCCGTCGCTTGAGATTCCATATGAGCATACAAAA CCCATACCACGGCCAGATCCAGTGaataataaagaagaaaaccttgATCAAGTTTTGAAATCCAGATTGAATGAAAAAGAGCTAAAGAACGATCAAGGTCCTACAATTGAAGAGCTCAGCAAAATGTTTTACACAACAAAACATCGCTGGTATCCTGTGGGACA GTATCATAGAAGACGCAGGAATCCTAATCCTCCCAAAGACCGATAA
- the MRPL42 gene encoding large ribosomal subunit protein mL42 isoform X4, with the protein MATSLRTVWPRLFGMRSVAACKQAPLQNGAVYCACHKSTYSVLPEDYNCKVELAVTSDLKTIVCYHPSLEIPYEHTKPIPRPDPVNNKEENLDQVLKSRLNEKELKNDQGPTIEELSKMFYTTKHRWYPVGQYHRRRRNPNPPKDR; encoded by the exons ATGGCAACATCACTTAGAACTGTGTGGCCCAGACTCTTCGGGATGCGTTCAGTAGCAGCTTGTAAGCAGGCTCCGCTGCAGA atgGAGCTGTGTATTGTGCTTGCCATAAATCTACATATTCAGTTCTCCCTGAAGACTACAACTG caaaGTGGAACTTGCAGTGACATCAGATTTGAAGACAATTGTCTGCTACCACCCGTCGCTTGAGATTCCATATGAGCATACAAAA CCCATACCACGGCCAGATCCAGTGaataataaagaagaaaaccttgATCAAGTTTTGAAATCCAGATTGAATGAAAAAGAGCTAAAGAACGATCAAGGTCCTACAATTGAAGAGCTCAGCAAAATGTTTTACACAACAAAACATCGCTGGTATCCTGTGGGACA GTATCATAGAAGACGCAGGAATCCTAATCCTCCCAAAGACCGATAA
- the MRPL42 gene encoding large ribosomal subunit protein mL42 isoform X2, with protein MVTTRSKAVRVFCRKKGYGIHLSSILSRPGFFSAPSMATSLRTVWPRLFGMRSVAACKQAPLQNGAVYCACHKSTYSVLPEDYNCKVELAVTSDLKTIVCYHPSLEIPYEHTKPIPRPDPVNNKEENLDQVLKSRLNEKELKNDQGPTIEELSKMFYTTKHRWYPVGQYHRRRRNPNPPKDR; from the exons AGGgtattctgcaggaaaaaaggaTACGGTATCCATTTGAGTTCCATCTTGTCCAGGCCTGGTTTCTTCTCTGCTCCCAGCATGGCAACATCACTTAGAACTGTGTGGCCCAGACTCTTCGGGATGCGTTCAGTAGCAGCTTGTAAGCAGGCTCCGCTGCAGA atgGAGCTGTGTATTGTGCTTGCCATAAATCTACATATTCAGTTCTCCCTGAAGACTACAACTG caaaGTGGAACTTGCAGTGACATCAGATTTGAAGACAATTGTCTGCTACCACCCGTCGCTTGAGATTCCATATGAGCATACAAAA CCCATACCACGGCCAGATCCAGTGaataataaagaagaaaaccttgATCAAGTTTTGAAATCCAGATTGAATGAAAAAGAGCTAAAGAACGATCAAGGTCCTACAATTGAAGAGCTCAGCAAAATGTTTTACACAACAAAACATCGCTGGTATCCTGTGGGACA GTATCATAGAAGACGCAGGAATCCTAATCCTCCCAAAGACCGATAA
- the MRPL42 gene encoding large ribosomal subunit protein mL42 isoform X3 encodes MERVFCRKKGYGIHLSSILSRPGFFSAPSMATSLRTVWPRLFGMRSVAACKQAPLQNGAVYCACHKSTYSVLPEDYNCKVELAVTSDLKTIVCYHPSLEIPYEHTKPIPRPDPVNNKEENLDQVLKSRLNEKELKNDQGPTIEELSKMFYTTKHRWYPVGQYHRRRRNPNPPKDR; translated from the exons ATGGAG AGGgtattctgcaggaaaaaaggaTACGGTATCCATTTGAGTTCCATCTTGTCCAGGCCTGGTTTCTTCTCTGCTCCCAGCATGGCAACATCACTTAGAACTGTGTGGCCCAGACTCTTCGGGATGCGTTCAGTAGCAGCTTGTAAGCAGGCTCCGCTGCAGA atgGAGCTGTGTATTGTGCTTGCCATAAATCTACATATTCAGTTCTCCCTGAAGACTACAACTG caaaGTGGAACTTGCAGTGACATCAGATTTGAAGACAATTGTCTGCTACCACCCGTCGCTTGAGATTCCATATGAGCATACAAAA CCCATACCACGGCCAGATCCAGTGaataataaagaagaaaaccttgATCAAGTTTTGAAATCCAGATTGAATGAAAAAGAGCTAAAGAACGATCAAGGTCCTACAATTGAAGAGCTCAGCAAAATGTTTTACACAACAAAACATCGCTGGTATCCTGTGGGACA GTATCATAGAAGACGCAGGAATCCTAATCCTCCCAAAGACCGATAA